TCGGGCTGGCCGCGATCGTGTTCGGTGCCGTCTGCCTGCTGCCGGCCTACCTCGACGGGCGGGGAATTCACCGGGGCCGGGTACTGACCTGGGTCACCGGAGGGCTGTCCGTCTGCTTCGGCGTCGTCCTGCTCGCCGTCGGCGCCAATGACGCCGTGCCCTGGTACGGCGGCATGACCCGGATCGTGGCCATCGGGATGCTGCTGCTGACGATCGCCGCTCTCACGCTGTCGGCGCGCAAGTCCGCGCCGACACCGCCTCCCCCCGGCCTTCCCGCGCCGACACCGCCTCCCCCCGGCCTTCCCGCGCCGATACCGCCTCCGCCCGGCCTTCCCGCACCGATACCGCCCGCACCTCTGCCGAGCCCTCCTGCGGCTCCGCCCGGCTACCTGCCCGCACCGCCGCCGCTCCGGCAGGCACGCCGGCCGGTCGCCGTCACGGCAGCCGTGGCCGTCCTCCTGGGCATGGCGCTGCTCGCGATCGCGGGTACCGTCGTGGAGATCCTGACGTACCGGGCCATGGTGCACTGGCTCGACACGTACGAGGCCCGCTTGCAGCAGCAGGTCGCCCAGTACGGAGTCACCGTGGCCTTCCCCCGTCTTCCGGACACCGCCGTGGCGCCGACCGTCATCGTGGTCGGACTTCTGGTGGCCGTCGCCGCGGCGCTGGTCGGTCTGGCGCTCGCCATCCGGTTGCCCAGGCCACGGGCCCGCGTCACGGCACTCGTCGTCGTCGGGTTGCTCGCGCTGCTGGCCACGGCCCGGGGCATTCTGACCATGACGTCCCAGGCCACTCTGCACCAGATCGAAGCAGAGTCGCGGCAGCTCAGGGAGAGTATGGGTCAGGGTCAGGGGCAGTACCGGGACATGTTCCCCGGCATCACCGAGATCTACCCGCCGTGGTCGTACGACTCCGTCTATCTGAGCTCGGCCCTCGCCGTCGTCGGGTGCACCGCGGTCTTCGTCCTGCTGACCCTGCGGCGCTCGGCTGCATGGTTCGCCACGGCAGGAAGCGGTGCACAGTGGCACGCCGCGCCACCGCCACCCCCACCTCGGCCCGCCACGGCGCACCCCTGGCAGCCCGCACTCGCGCCGCCGGCGCCGGGCACCGACCAGCCCGCCGCCGACATGGCGGTGCACCGTGCGCTGGCGGTCATCTCCCACCCCTGGGCGCTCCCGATCATCCGTGCGCTGGTCCTGGGCCCCAGGCCCCTGACCGACCTCGCGCCGGGGCCCCTCGGAGAGGACCGGGACACCGTCCAGGGGCAGCTACGGGAACTGTGTGCCGCCGGCGTCGTCCGCGAGTCCGCACTGCAGGGTGCCGCCTCGCCCGGCTATGAACTGACCGAGCTGGGCGAAGGCCTCCCGTCGATGCTCCGCGAACTCAACCGGCGGGGCATGCGGCCCCCGGACCCCCCGGCCGACGGGGGCGGCACGCCGACTGCCCCGCTCTGAGGGCCTCCGCGCCGACGGGACAGGCCCGTCCGGACGGCGCCGCCGCCGACCGGAGCGACGATGGCCTCACGAAGGCCATCGAGTCGCCGTGCGAGGACGACGCGACCGCCGAGCCGAGGAGTGGCCCCTGACCGAGCAGGTGCTGGCGAGCTGGAACGAGGGCCCGGCCAGGCAGGCGGTCCTGGACTACGTGCGCCGGGCGACGACACCGGGGGGCGGCGTTCGTAGAGCCGGCCGACCGGGTCGCCACGTTCAACAACGACGGCACGCTCTGGGTCGAGCAGCCGCTGCCGCCGCACTTCGACTTCGTGTTCCGCACCTGGGAGGAGCCGGTCGCCACCGCGTCCGCCTTGACAACACGGTCAGCCGGACGTAGATCGGGAGGCATGGATCGGCACGACCCGGTGGAGCGAGCGAGACCGCGTGTCGCGAACGACACGGCCACCTCCCCGGGCGCGGGCGCGACGACGGGTGCCGGCCGTCCCGTCCGGGCAGCCGAGGCCGGGGAGGCCGACGGTGTGAGGGCGGAGCACGAGGACGCCCTGGTGGCGGCCGTGGTCAAGGCCGCCAGGGAGACCGGCGGCCATGTCGGGACCGTCTTTCTCCGGTCCCGGGACAACCGTTCGATCGTGCTGGCCGCGACCTGCGGCGCCTCGCCGGCCCTGCTCGGTGGCTGGCGGCTCATCCCGGTCAACAGCCCCATTCCGGTGGCGGCGGCCTACCGGTCGGGGCGGACGGTCCATCTGGCCGACGCCGACGAGACGATGCGACGCTATCCCCAGCTCGCGATGGCCCTGCCGTACGCGTTCGGCTCGGCGTCGGTGCCGGTCAGGGCCGGGCAGGAGAGCCTGGGCGCCATGGCGGTGGTGTGGTCGGCGCCACCCGGGCACTCGGGGCTGTCCAGGGTCCAGCTCCGCCATCTGCGGGCCATCGCCAACCGGCTCGGCGCCGCCCTCGCCGACCTCCGGGCCCGCGGGGGTGTCTTCGACTACGACGCCGCGACGGTGCCCATCGAGGTCCCGGCTCCCACCGCGCCGGCCGTGCGGGTCGGCCTGTTCGACTGGCGGCTGGACACCGGGGTCGTGGTCGCCGACGACGAGCTGTGCGCGATCTTCGGTCTGGCGCCCGGCGCGTTCGACGGGCGGGCCGACACGCTGGCCTCCCGGCTCCACCCGGGCGACCGGGTCTCGCTCCGGGCCACGGCCCGCGCGGCCGTCGCGGACGGCAGGGTGCTCGCCCGCCGACTGCGCATCCGCGCCGCCGACGGGTACCACACCGTCGAGCTGTGGGGCCGCGTACCGGAGGCACCCGGGGAGGAGCTGCGGAATCACCTGGTCGGTTGTGTGCTCGACGCCGCGGCCGGCGCCGCAGCCGTCACCGCGGTGGAGCGGCTCCGGGACGGACTCTTCTCCCTCGCCCCGGACGGGCGGGTCACCTACGCAAATCGCAGCCTGGAGCGGCTGCTCGGGGCGGGCGTCCGGGAGCTGCTCGGCCGCCGCCTGTGGGAGGTCCTGCCCTGGCTGTCCGATCCCGCCTACGAGGACCGGCACCGAGCCGCGCTGTTCTCGCAGCAGCCCACCACCTTTCTGGTCTGCCGCCCGCCGGACCAGTGGCTCGCCTTCTCCCTTCATCCGGACACCAACGGTGTGACCGGCAGGGTGGCACCTTCCGCGCCGCCGCACCCACCGTCGGAGGTTTCCGGGCCGACGGTGGAGTCCGGGGAATCGTCCACCGCGTCGTCCGGTTCCGGGCCCGGGCATCCCCCGCCCGGCCCGCCGACGGCCCGGGCGGCGCCCGCGCGCCTGGGCGCCATCTACCGCGTGCTGCAGCTGGGCAGCGCACTGACCGAGGCGGTCACCACCTCGGTCCCGGGCTGCTCGCCAGTTGCTGCTACATCCGCATCGAGCCGGGCGCCGACCATGCCTCGCCGTCCGCGCCGGGCACTGCCCACCGCTGCTGCGCCGTCCCGACGGCAGCACCGACGTGCTGGAGCTGGCGGCCGGACCGCTCCTCGGCGTCGACGGCACCAGCACCTATCCGGAGACCCGGCTGGACCTTCCCCGCGGGTCGGTCCTCGCCCTCTACACCGACGGCCTCGTCGAGGAACGCGGCAGCGACATCGATCCGGGCATCGACGACCTGCGGGCGTCGCTGGCGCACGCCCGCGCCGGGAGGCTCGAGGAACTCGCCGATCAACTGCTGCGGAAGGCCCGGCGCTCGCCGCACCTTTCGGACGACATCGCCCTGCTGCTCACCGGCTACCACCCGGAGCAGATCCGGCCCCGGTGAGGCGGTGCACGCCGCTGGAGGCGGGAAACCGGCCCTACGCCGGGTCGGCGCCGAGCATACGGAGGACGAGGTCGGCGTACTGCTCTCCGAGGGCCTTGGGCGAGGTGCGCATGCGGTCCTCGTACCAGCGCGCGACGTCGATGCCGAGCGAGAGCACGGCGCGGCTGGCGGCCCGCACGTCCCGGACCTCGAACACACCGGCCGCGACCCCCTCGCGGACGAGGTCCTGTGCACGTTGCTCGATCCTGCGCCGCAGGTCCACCACGACCCGGTAGTCGTCCTCGGGCAGGGACTGCAGCTCGTACGCCACGACGCGCGCCACGGCGTGGCGGTGGGCGTGCCATTCGGTGAACTCCTCGGCCAGGCGGCGCATTCTCGCCGCCGGGTCGCCGTCCCCGGTGACGGCCCGGTCGACCACGGCGAGGATCTGCTCGTGCCCGCTCCGTACGATCTCGAAGAGCAGGGCCGCCTTGGACGGGAAATGGACGTAGAGCGCCGCCGAGCTCATTCCCGCGGCTGCGGAGATGTCCCGCGTGGTGGTGGCGTGGTAGCCCTGCCGGGCGAAGCACTCCAGACCGGCCGCCATCAGGCGGCGGGCGGTCGCCGGTTGGACGTCCGGCCACAGGTCGTCCGCGAGCGTGGTGGTGGCGGGCACTGATCTTCCCTCGCTCCGACGCATGGGCCGACCCTATCAACCGCTCGGTTGTGGGCCTTTCCCGTCCATAAATTACCGCTTAGTAACACTGACTGAGCGCTTGCTTAGCGCGTGGGAGGGTCGTAGCCTCCGTCACACGCCGGCCGGCCGAGGCGGCCCCTCGTCCGACCCGGCCACCACCCTCCCTCCGCGTCCACCCGCGCACCGGGGAAGGGGTCACGCACGAGTACGAGCCGGCTCTCGCCGCAGACGCTGCGCCCATCCGATCGGGAGTGCCCTCATGAGCTTCAACCTCGCGACCATGCTGCGGGAGTCACGCCATGCCCACCCGGACAAGCCGTTGTGCCACTTCGCCGGCACCTCCTTCAGCTACGCGCAGGTCGACACGGTCTCCGGCCGCGTCGCGAACAGCCTCCGCGCCCTCGGGCTGCAGCGCGGCGACAAGGTCGCCGTCCAGCTGCCCAACGTGCCGCAGTTCCTGTTCACCTACTTCGGGATCCTCAAGGCCGGGCTGACGATGGTCCCGCTCAACCCGCTGCTCCGCGCCCCGGAGATCGCCTATCACCTCGAGGACTCCGACGCGAAGCTGCTCGTGACGTTCGAGTCCTTCGCCGACGAGGCGCTCAAGGGCGCACAGCAGGTGGACGGCGTGACGACGTACGTCGTCACCACACCGGGCGGCGGCTGGCCGCCGGAGGGCGCGGTCCACTACGACGAGCTCTACTCCGCGGAGGACACCGGCGACATCGAGCCGACCGATGCGGACGACACCGCCGCGCTGCTCTACACCTCGGGCACGACCGGTCAGCCGAAGGGCGCCGAACTCACCCACTTCCAGCTGTACATGAACTGCACCGTCGCGGGAGAACTGTTCGGCTTCCGCGAGGACGACGTCGCCGTGGCGGTACTGCCGCTGTTCCACGTCTTCGGGCTGTCGAGCGTCCTCAACACCTGCGTGCGCTACGGCGGCACGATGGTCCTCGTGCCCCGCTTCGACCAGGAGTCGGTACTCGACGTCATCGAGCGCCACCGCTGCACGGTGTTCTCCGGCGTTCCCACCATGTACGTCGCGCTGCTGTCGGCCGACACCGCCGGCCGCGACCTCGGCTCGCTGCGGGTCGGCGTCTCCGGCGGAGCCGCGATCCCCGGCGAGGTGATCCGCGCCTTCGAGGAGAAGTTCCCGGGAGTCGTGATCCTGGAGGGCTACGGGCTGTCGGAGACCGCGAGCACCACGACCTTCAACATCAGCGCCGAGGCCCGGAAGGTGCTCTCGATCGGCAAGCCCGTCTGGGGCGTCCAGGTGCGCGTCGTCGACGAGAGCGACGAGCCCCTGCCGCCGGGGCCCGACCACATCGGCGAGATCGTCATTCGCGGCCACAACGTCATGAAGGGCTACTACAAGCGACCCGAAGCCACCGCCGAGGCGTTCAGGAACGGGTGGTTCCACACCGGCGATCTCGGCTACGCCGACGACGACGGCTACCTGTTCATCGTCGACCGCAAGAAGGACCTCATCATCCGCGGCGGCTACAACGTGTACCCGCGCGAGATCGAGGAGGTCCTCTTCACGCATCCGGCCGTGGCCGAGGCGGCCGTCGTCGGCAAGCCCGACGGACGGCTCGGCGAGGAGGTCCTGGCCTACATCGCGCTGAAGCCGGGCGCGTCCGCCACGCCGGAGGAGATCACGGTCTACTGCAAGGACAGGGTCGCCGCGTACAAGTACCCGCGCGAGGTGCGCCTCCTCGACGCGCTGCCCAAGGGGCCGACCGGGAAGATCCTCAAGAAGGCACTCCGCGTCTGACCGTCAACTGCACATTGCTCCGCCGTAGTTGAACCATGCTGCGGCGGAGCTGACGCATGCCCGCGTGCGGCGGAAGGACCCGTCCGGCGAACCCCCGGCACTGCCGCGTCGAGCGGCCTGGGATGTGACGTGGTCCACACCGACCTGCCGAGTCGGACCGGTTGACGCCGGTGTCGTCCTGCTGCAGCCTGAGGAGCTAAGCAAGCGCTTAGTAAGTGCCGAAGGGAACGTCATGCCCGAAGCCGTCATCGTTGCCACCGCCCGCTCGCCGATCGGCCGGGCCTTCAAGGGCTCACTGAAAGACCTGCGCCCCGACGAGCTCACCGTCCGGATGGTCCAGGCCGCCCTCGCCAAGGTGCCCCAGCTCGACCCGAGGACGATCGACGACCTGGTGCTCGGCTGCGGCCAGCCGGCCGGGGAGTCCGGGTTCAACATGGCTCGGATCGTCGCCGTCCTCGCGGGGCTGGACGAGGTGCCCGGCACCACGGTGAACCGCTACTGCTCATCCAGCCTGCAGAGCACCCGGATGGCGCTGCACGCGATCAGGGCGGGCGAGGGCGACGTGTTCATCTCCGCCGGTGTGGAGACCGTGAGCCGCTACACCCAGGGCAACGCGGACGGTCTGCCCGACACCAAGAACCCGGCGTTCGCCGAAGCGGAGGCCCGCACCGAGCAGTTCGCCGCCGGCGGCCGGACGTGGGCCGACCCGCGCACTCAGGGATGGCTGCCGGACGCGTACATCACCATGGGCCAGACGGCGGAGAACGTCGCCCAGCTCAAGGGCGTCAGCCGCGCCGACCAGGACGCCTTCGGCGTCCGCAGCCAGAACCTCGCCGAGAAGGCGATCGCCAACGGGTTCTGGGAGCGCGACATCACCCCGGTGACCCTGCCCGACGGCAGCCTGGTGACCAAGGACGACGGCCCGCGCGCCGGGGTGACGCTTGAAGCGGTCTCCGGGCTGAAGCCGGTGTTCCGGCCCGACGGCACCGTCACCGCCGGCAACTGCTGCCCGCTGAACGACGGCGCCGCCGCGCTCGTCGTCATGTCGGACACGAAGGCGGCGGAACTCGGCATCACCCCGCTGGCCCGGATCGTCAGCACCGGCGTCTCGGGACTGTCCCCGGAGATCATGGGCCTGGGACCGGTCGAGGCCTCGAAGCAGGCGCTGGCCCGTGCCGGCCTGACCATGGCCGACATCGACCTGGTCGAGATCAACGAGGCGTTCGCCGCCCAGGTCCTCCCGTCCGCGCGCGACCTCGGCGTGCCGGAGGAGAAGCTCAACGTCAACGGTGGCGCGATCGCCATCGGCCACCCGTTCGGCATGACCGGTGCCCGGATCACCAGTACCCTCATCAACTCGCTGCAGTGGCACGACAAGCAGTTCGGCCTGGAGACCATGTGCGTCGGGGGCGGCCAGGGCATGGCGATGGTGCTGGAGCGGCTCTCGTGACCACAGTGGATGCCGTGGTCTTCGACTACGGCGGCGTCCTCACCGGCCAGGTCCGGCACTCGATCGCGGCCTGGCTCGAGGCCGACGGCATCGAGCCGGAGTCGTTCTCCCGAACCCTCAGGGCCTGGCTGTCCCGCGACGCCGAGGACGGCACTCCGATCCACCGGCTGGAGACCGGCGAGCTGACGATCGAGGAGTTCGACGCACTGCTCGCCGCCGAACTGGTCACGGTCGACGGCACGGCGGTCGACCCGGTCGGTGTCCTCGCCCGCCTGTTCGCCGGGATGCGGCCCGACCAGGCGATGTTCGAGTTGGCCGGCGAGCTGCGTGATCTCGGGATCCGGGTGGCCCTGCTGTCCAACAGCTGGGGCAACACCTACCCGCGCGAGCGAATCGACCCGCTCTTCGATCCCGTCGTGATCTCCGGCGAGGTCGGCCTGCGCAAGCCGCTGGCCCCGATCTACCGGTACACCTCGGACCTGCTCGGCGTGCGCTCCGACCGGGTGCTGTTCATCGACGACGCCGAGCCGAACGTGCTCGGAGCCCGGGCCGTCGGCATGCAGGCTCTGCTGCACACCGACGCCGACACCACCCGGGCCGCACTCGCCGACCTGGTCCCCGGACTGTCCCGGCCGCTCACGGCCGCAAGGACCTGATCACCAACACCCGGCCTTCCGCCGAGAAGACGAAGGAGAGAGAGCACATGAGGATCTTCCAGGGCATCGAGGAGCTGGCGCAGGCCGCCGGCACCCACCTCGGGTACTCCGACTGGCACACCGTGACCCAGCAGCAGATCGACACCTTCGCCGAGGCGACCGGTGACCACCAGTGGATCCACGTCGACCCCGCGAAGGCGGCGCAGGGCCCGTTCGGCTCCACGATCGCGCACGGCTACCTGACACTGTCACTGGTGCCGATGCTGATCTGGCAGGTGTACCGGGTCGAGGGGCTGACCATGGGCGTCAACTACGGCGCCAACAAGCTCCGTTTCCCCTCACCCGTCCCGGTGGACTCCAAGGTGCGCGCCGGGGTGGAGCTGCTGTCGGTCGTGCCGGGTGGCGGTGGCTACCAGGCGACGGTGAAGGTGACCGTCGAACGGGAGGGCGCCGACAAGCCAGCCTGCGTCGTCGAGACCGTCAGCATCCTGGTGCCCTGACAGGGGCGGCCCCTGCCGTGGGCCTGCCATGTGTTTGCCATGGGCCCGCCATGGGTTGCCCGACCACCGCCCGCGCCTGTCCTGGCCTGCCAGGCGCAGGGCGGTGCGGCCCGGCCCGAGACCGCCCACTACCTGAACAGGCTGTCTCCACTGGTGGCCATGCGATGGGTGGCGCCGTGGCGGTTCACCCAGTCACGGACGAGGTTGACGGCAGCGCCCAGATCCTGGAGTACTTCCCGGCCCTCGAGCGCGCCTTCGACTACAGCACCTCCAAGGCCGCCCCCGTCCTGCTGAGTCGAGTAGCCGAGGGGAATCTCACCCCCCGGCTCTCGCAGATCGGAGCGTGACAATCTCTTGTCACTCCGCTCTTGTCATCCTGATCACCATGCCAATGCGGCCAGTGTCGTGTCCGGCCAGTGCGCGAACAACCGCGGATACCGCTTGGCGATCTCCTGGAGCTTCGCGATGGCCTTCCGCAACGGCGACAGCCGTCGATACTTCCTGCGGATCCAGCGCACCAAGTAGGCGTTGATGCGCTGAAGGAACGGGATCAGTGCCCAACGGCCATAGCGGCCGTAGTAGTTGATCCACCCCGCGACGACGGGGTTGATCCGCCGCACGAGGTCCATGAGGGTCGAGCCAGTGCGGTGTTGCAGCCGCCAGGAACGGACTTCCGCACTGATCTTCTTCAGGGCGTCCTTGCTGATCGCCGGGGAGAAGGACAGGAACGTCCGCCCACTCCGGGTCCGGCTTGCTCTGGCTCGGAACGTGTAACCGAGGAACGTGAACTCCATGTGCTCGTACGAGCCTTGGCGCTTCGCGTCCCGGCAGTACACGATCCGGGTCTTGGCCGGGTGCAGTTCCAGCCCGACCTCCTCCATCCTGTTCCGGAGCGCGGCCAGGACCTGGCGGGCCTGACGCTCGGTGACGCAGTGCAGCACCGCGTCGTCCGCATAGCGTTCGAAGGTGACGTTCGGG
The nucleotide sequence above comes from Streptomyces sp. TLI_235. Encoded proteins:
- a CDS encoding TetR family transcriptional regulator, producing MPATTTLADDLWPDVQPATARRLMAAGLECFARQGYHATTTRDISAAAGMSSAALYVHFPSKAALLFEIVRSGHEQILAVVDRAVTGDGDPAARMRRLAEEFTEWHAHRHAVARVVAYELQSLPEDDYRVVVDLRRRIEQRAQDLVREGVAAGVFEVRDVRAASRAVLSLGIDVARWYEDRMRTSPKALGEQYADLVLRMLGADPA
- a CDS encoding acyl dehydratase; amino-acid sequence: MRIFQGIEELAQAAGTHLGYSDWHTVTQQQIDTFAEATGDHQWIHVDPAKAAQGPFGSTIAHGYLTLSLVPMLIWQVYRVEGLTMGVNYGANKLRFPSPVPVDSKVRAGVELLSVVPGGGGYQATVKVTVEREGADKPACVVETVSILVP
- a CDS encoding long-chain acyl-CoA synthetase; its protein translation is MSFNLATMLRESRHAHPDKPLCHFAGTSFSYAQVDTVSGRVANSLRALGLQRGDKVAVQLPNVPQFLFTYFGILKAGLTMVPLNPLLRAPEIAYHLEDSDAKLLVTFESFADEALKGAQQVDGVTTYVVTTPGGGWPPEGAVHYDELYSAEDTGDIEPTDADDTAALLYTSGTTGQPKGAELTHFQLYMNCTVAGELFGFREDDVAVAVLPLFHVFGLSSVLNTCVRYGGTMVLVPRFDQESVLDVIERHRCTVFSGVPTMYVALLSADTAGRDLGSLRVGVSGGAAIPGEVIRAFEEKFPGVVILEGYGLSETASTTTFNISAEARKVLSIGKPVWGVQVRVVDESDEPLPPGPDHIGEIVIRGHNVMKGYYKRPEATAEAFRNGWFHTGDLGYADDDGYLFIVDRKKDLIIRGGYNVYPREIEEVLFTHPAVAEAAVVGKPDGRLGEEVLAYIALKPGASATPEEITVYCKDRVAAYKYPREVRLLDALPKGPTGKILKKALRV
- a CDS encoding putative hydrolase of the HAD superfamily, which produces MTTVDAVVFDYGGVLTGQVRHSIAAWLEADGIEPESFSRTLRAWLSRDAEDGTPIHRLETGELTIEEFDALLAAELVTVDGTAVDPVGVLARLFAGMRPDQAMFELAGELRDLGIRVALLSNSWGNTYPRERIDPLFDPVVISGEVGLRKPLAPIYRYTSDLLGVRSDRVLFIDDAEPNVLGARAVGMQALLHTDADTTRAALADLVPGLSRPLTAART
- a CDS encoding stage II sporulation protein E (manually curated), translated to MLLHPHRAGRRPCLAVRAGHCPPLLRRPDGSTDVLELAAGPLLGVDGTSTYPETRLDLPRGSVLALYTDGLVEERGSDIDPGIDDLRASLAHARAGRLEELADQLLRKARRSPHLSDDIALLLTGYHPEQIRPR
- a CDS encoding DNA-binding HxlR family transcriptional regulator — encoded protein: MTTRTMRPSPPRPATEVAGSFLFAGVAALALVAAVGAFFAVPELSDYQSQRAADGAAGDRATFGQVAFGLAAIVFGAVCLLPAYLDGRGIHRGRVLTWVTGGLSVCFGVVLLAVGANDAVPWYGGMTRIVAIGMLLLTIAALTLSARKSAPTPPPPGLPAPTPPPPGLPAPIPPPPGLPAPIPPAPLPSPPAAPPGYLPAPPPLRQARRPVAVTAAVAVLLGMALLAIAGTVVEILTYRAMVHWLDTYEARLQQQVAQYGVTVAFPRLPDTAVAPTVIVVGLLVAVAAALVGLALAIRLPRPRARVTALVVVGLLALLATARGILTMTSQATLHQIEAESRQLRESMGQGQGQYRDMFPGITEIYPPWSYDSVYLSSALAVVGCTAVFVLLTLRRSAAWFATAGSGAQWHAAPPPPPPRPATAHPWQPALAPPAPGTDQPAADMAVHRALAVISHPWALPIIRALVLGPRPLTDLAPGPLGEDRDTVQGQLRELCAAGVVRESALQGAASPGYELTELGEGLPSMLRELNRRGMRPPDPPADGGGTPTAPL
- a CDS encoding acetyl-CoA C-acetyltransferase, producing MPEAVIVATARSPIGRAFKGSLKDLRPDELTVRMVQAALAKVPQLDPRTIDDLVLGCGQPAGESGFNMARIVAVLAGLDEVPGTTVNRYCSSSLQSTRMALHAIRAGEGDVFISAGVETVSRYTQGNADGLPDTKNPAFAEAEARTEQFAAGGRTWADPRTQGWLPDAYITMGQTAENVAQLKGVSRADQDAFGVRSQNLAEKAIANGFWERDITPVTLPDGSLVTKDDGPRAGVTLEAVSGLKPVFRPDGTVTAGNCCPLNDGAAALVVMSDTKAAELGITPLARIVSTGVSGLSPEIMGLGPVEASKQALARAGLTMADIDLVEINEAFAAQVLPSARDLGVPEEKLNVNGGAIAIGHPFGMTGARITSTLINSLQWHDKQFGLETMCVGGGQGMAMVLERLS